A region from the Citrobacter telavivensis genome encodes:
- a CDS encoding ABC transporter permease subunit (The N-terminal region of this protein, as described by TIGR01726, is a three transmembrane segment that identifies a subfamily of ABC transporter permease subunits, which specificities that include histidine, arginine, glutamine, glutamate, L-cystine (sic), the opines (in Agrobacterium) octopine and nopaline, etc.) — protein MNIPLNFAHIQFLLEGTLWTIVLSLMAFGGGGIMGFLIALGRIAPVRVIRLVVSAWVQLIQGTPLLIIMFMVYFGLPQLGMTISPLLAAGLSLTIYASAYLGEIWRGCIQAVPRAQWEAAECLALSSTQRMFKVVLPQAIKLATPPTVGFSVQIIKNTSLASVVGFVELARAGQLINNSIFEPFIIYLIVAALYFCLCFPVSVLSRRLEQGAPEKNVKSVQTVSPRIN, from the coding sequence ATGAATATTCCCCTCAATTTCGCCCATATTCAATTTCTGCTGGAAGGCACGCTGTGGACAATAGTCCTGTCACTCATGGCGTTCGGCGGCGGTGGAATAATGGGGTTTCTGATAGCATTGGGCCGCATCGCACCGGTTCGTGTCATACGGCTGGTCGTTTCAGCATGGGTGCAGTTAATTCAGGGAACGCCTCTGCTGATTATCATGTTTATGGTCTATTTCGGATTGCCGCAACTGGGCATGACGATTTCGCCTTTATTGGCCGCCGGCCTGTCTCTCACCATTTATGCGAGCGCCTATCTGGGCGAAATCTGGCGAGGCTGCATTCAGGCCGTTCCCCGCGCGCAATGGGAGGCGGCTGAATGTCTGGCACTTTCCAGTACGCAACGCATGTTTAAAGTCGTACTGCCGCAGGCCATCAAGCTTGCCACACCGCCAACCGTGGGATTTTCGGTTCAAATCATCAAAAACACGTCACTGGCTTCTGTCGTGGGGTTTGTCGAACTGGCGCGAGCCGGGCAACTGATCAATAACTCGATTTTTGAGCCATTTATTATCTATCTCATTGTTGCTGCATTGTATTTTTGTCTGTGCTTTCCCGTATCGGTATTAAGCCGCCGGCTTGAGCAGGGCGCGCCAGAGAAAAACGTTAAGTCTGTACAAACGGTGAGTCCACGAATCAATTAA
- a CDS encoding ABC transporter permease subunit (The N-terminal region of this protein, as described by TIGR01726, is a three transmembrane segment that identifies a subfamily of ABC transporter permease subunits, which specificities that include histidine, arginine, glutamine, glutamate, L-cystine (sic), the opines (in Agrobacterium) octopine and nopaline, etc.), whose translation MMLDFTAILSQWQLLLDGAELTAKLALVTTVTGFLIGTLCAIARRSQSRVFARVAAIYVESIRNTPFLVQIFLVYFGLSSMGFSFSAFTVSVIALTINVGAYTAEIMRAGFESVHKGQWEAAETLGLTKWQQYWHVALRPAIERVYPSLTSQFILLMLASSVTSQISTEELTATANFIQSETYRPFETFVIVAGIYIALSLLMRLIFWLFGQAIFPRRRRLGTMI comes from the coding sequence ATGATGCTCGATTTCACAGCAATACTTTCACAATGGCAGCTCTTGCTGGACGGTGCGGAATTGACCGCCAAACTGGCCTTAGTGACGACAGTGACGGGTTTTCTGATAGGCACGCTCTGTGCCATTGCCCGACGCTCTCAATCCAGAGTGTTTGCGAGAGTCGCGGCTATCTATGTTGAATCCATTCGCAATACGCCATTTTTGGTACAGATATTTCTTGTTTATTTTGGCCTGTCGAGCATGGGTTTTTCGTTTAGCGCCTTCACCGTCTCTGTGATTGCACTGACGATTAATGTAGGCGCCTATACCGCAGAAATTATGCGTGCCGGGTTTGAATCCGTGCATAAAGGGCAATGGGAGGCCGCTGAAACCCTGGGATTAACCAAATGGCAGCAATACTGGCATGTCGCATTACGACCCGCGATCGAGCGCGTTTATCCTTCGTTGACCAGCCAGTTTATTTTATTAATGCTGGCCTCATCGGTGACCTCGCAAATATCCACTGAAGAACTCACCGCGACCGCTAACTTTATTCAATCAGAAACCTACCGCCCCTTTGAAACTTTCGTGATTGTGGCGGGGATTTATATCGCGCTCTCGTTGTTAATGCGGCTGATATTCTGGCTGTTTGGACAGGCCATTTTCCCTCGCCGTCGCCGGCTTGGCACCATGATTTAG
- a CDS encoding NAD-binding protein, with protein MKTIHSGVVGFLGLGVMGREMARNLAQAGYTVRAFDIVSSAGDALRPFGIEIVSDIPSAVRDADIVISMLPDTPQVEEIVRGPQGLLSVPPRGKLYVDMSTIAPDATRKLSQALLAVGVTMLDAPVSGGPIGAKNGTLTIMVGGDANGFERATPYLRAMGTTLNHVGASGAGQTVKLCNQLICGINIQAICEALALARAWDINLPQMREVLLGGSAASWMLDKLGPAMIEGDTSAGFRIDLMMKDLRLVLEAAQKHPVPLPATALVASQYQNAQVYGEGANGNQALFKVYDRLTGQQTANTN; from the coding sequence ATGAAAACGATTCATTCCGGTGTTGTTGGCTTTCTTGGTTTAGGCGTGATGGGGCGCGAGATGGCACGCAATCTTGCGCAGGCTGGATATACCGTACGCGCGTTCGATATCGTCAGTAGCGCAGGCGATGCGTTACGTCCGTTCGGTATTGAAATTGTTAGCGACATCCCCTCCGCCGTCCGCGATGCCGATATCGTTATTTCAATGCTGCCGGACACGCCCCAGGTAGAAGAGATCGTGCGTGGCCCACAGGGACTGCTGTCTGTACCGCCACGCGGAAAACTGTATGTGGACATGAGCACCATTGCCCCTGATGCCACCCGCAAGCTGAGCCAGGCGCTCCTGGCCGTCGGTGTAACCATGCTTGATGCGCCCGTTTCCGGCGGACCGATTGGTGCTAAAAATGGCACGCTGACCATCATGGTGGGTGGTGATGCGAATGGTTTTGAGCGGGCCACGCCCTATCTGCGCGCCATGGGGACGACGTTAAATCATGTTGGCGCATCCGGTGCCGGGCAGACCGTGAAGCTGTGTAACCAGCTGATTTGCGGGATCAATATTCAGGCGATTTGCGAAGCACTGGCACTGGCGCGCGCCTGGGATATCAATTTGCCACAAATGCGGGAAGTGCTGCTGGGCGGTTCCGCAGCCTCATGGATGCTCGACAAACTGGGTCCGGCCATGATCGAAGGTGATACCTCTGCCGGTTTCCGCATCGATCTGATGATGAAAGATCTCCGTCTGGTTTTAGAAGCCGCGCAAAAGCATCCCGTTCCCCTTCCGGCGACCGCCCTTGTGGCGAGCCAGTACCAGAATGCGCAGGTCTATGGTGAAGGCGCGAATGGCAACCAGGCCCTGTTCAAAGTCTATGACCGGTTAACCGGCCAACAGACCGCAAACACAAATTAA